In Excalfactoria chinensis isolate bCotChi1 chromosome 3, bCotChi1.hap2, whole genome shotgun sequence, one DNA window encodes the following:
- the NDUFAF7 gene encoding protein arginine methyltransferase NDUFAF7, mitochondrial isoform X2: protein MPVPPACRALLATALSRAGRHRLPCHHGLLHAAGRRRRGLHHLAGDQPDIWRGDALHSRPAQRALGLVPQLIGIWYISEWMAMGKQNAFQLVELGPGTGTLTGDILRVFNQLASLLSKCDVSVHLVEVSPKLSAIQAEMLTGGKVQSNPENKSAYMKGISKTGIPIYWYRDIQDVPQGYSFYLAHEFLDALPIHKFQRTEKGWHEVLVDIDPEVPDQLRFVLSPSRTPATENFIQPEETRDHVEVCPEAGVLIQRLACRIEKDGGAALIADYGHDGTKTDTFRGFRNHKHHDVLKAPGTADLTADVDFSYLRKMAEGRTATLGPIKQREFLKNMGIDLRLQVLLQNSRDSATREQLLHSFDMLMNPKKMGDCFHFFALLPHHRVVRPTEKHNPQSKSPLPPVAGFGELSLK from the exons ATGCCGGTGCCGCCGGCGTGCCGCGCGCTGCTGGCCACGGCGCTGAGCCGCGCCGGCCGCCATCGGCTCCCATGTCACCACG GGCTACTACACGCGGCGGGGCGGCGTCGGAGAGGACTTCATCACCTCGCCGGAGATCAGCCAGATATTTGGAGAGGTGACGCACTGCACTCGCGTCCCGCTCAGCGAGCCTTAGGTCTCGTTCCTCAG TTAATAGGAATATGGTACATCAGTGAATGGATGGCCATGGGTAAACAGAATGCATTCCAGCTGGTCGAACTGGGCCCAGGGACGGGCACCCTCACAGGCGATATATTGCGG GTCTTCAACCAGCTTGCCTCTTTACTTAGTAAATGTGATGTCTCTGTTCATCTGGTAGAAGTGAGTCCTAAACTCAGTGCGATCCAAGCAGAGATGCTGACAGGAGGAAAAGTGCAGTCAAACCCTGAGAACAAATCTGCTTACATGAAAGGCATTAGCAAGACTGGAATTCCCATTTACTGGTACAGAGACATTCAGGATGTACCGCAAG GTTACAGCTTCTACTTAGCACATGAGTTTCTGGATGCCCTGCCAATACATAAATTTCAG agaacagagaaaggcTGGCATGAAGTGTTGGTTGATATAGATCCAGAAGTCCCTGACCAGCTGCgctttgtcctgtcaccatcCAGGACCCCTGCAACAGAAAACTTTATTCAG CCTGAAGAAACACGAGATCATGTGGAAGTATGTCCTGAGGCTGGCGTCCTCATCCAGAGGCTTGCCTGTCGTATAGAAAAGGATGGTGGGGCTGCACTGATTGCTGATTATGGTCACGATGGAACCAAAACTGACACTTTCCGG GGTTTCCGGAATCACAAACATCATGATGTACTGAAAGCCCCAGGTACAGCAGACCTGACAGCAGATGTTGATTTCAGCTATCTTCGAAAGATGGCAGAGGGAAGAACAGCAACATTGGGCCCCATCAAACAACGGGAGTTTTTAAAGAACATGGGTATTGACCTCCGATTGCAG gtgCTTTTGCAGAATTCACGCGACTCAGCAACTCGTGAGCAATTGCTCCACAGCTTTGATATGTTGATGAACCCTAAGAAAATGGgagactgttttcatttttttgccTTGCTGCCTCATCACAGAGTTGTCCGTCCTACTGAGAAACATAATCCACAATCCAAGTCTCCCCTACCACCTGTTGCTGGATTTGGTGAACTCTCACTGAAGTAA
- the NDUFAF7 gene encoding protein arginine methyltransferase NDUFAF7, mitochondrial isoform X1 — MPVPPACRALLATALSRAGRHRLPCHHGNRRHAGPSGPGRPEPVSSLLAPLAARLRSSAGGEVEAAGGGEAGGVLRHLLLKLRATGPVTVAEYMREALTNPGQGYYTRRGGVGEDFITSPEISQIFGELIGIWYISEWMAMGKQNAFQLVELGPGTGTLTGDILRVFNQLASLLSKCDVSVHLVEVSPKLSAIQAEMLTGGKVQSNPENKSAYMKGISKTGIPIYWYRDIQDVPQGYSFYLAHEFLDALPIHKFQRTEKGWHEVLVDIDPEVPDQLRFVLSPSRTPATENFIQPEETRDHVEVCPEAGVLIQRLACRIEKDGGAALIADYGHDGTKTDTFRGFRNHKHHDVLKAPGTADLTADVDFSYLRKMAEGRTATLGPIKQREFLKNMGIDLRLQVLLQNSRDSATREQLLHSFDMLMNPKKMGDCFHFFALLPHHRVVRPTEKHNPQSKSPLPPVAGFGELSLK; from the exons ATGCCGGTGCCGCCGGCGTGCCGCGCGCTGCTGGCCACGGCGCTGAGCCGCGCCGGCCGCCATCGGCTCCCATGTCACCACGGTAACCGCCGGCACGCGGGTCCCAGCGGGCCGGGCCGCCCCGAGCCCGTCTCCTCTCTCCTTGCTCCGTTGGCGGCGCGTCTCCGTTCGAGCGCAGGGGGCGAGGTGGAGGCCGCAGGGGGCGGCGAGGCCGGCGGAGTGCTGCGGCATCTGCTTCTGAAGCTGCGCGCCACCGGGCCGGTGACGGTGGCGGAGTACATGCGGGAGGCGCTCACCAACCCCGGGCAg GGCTACTACACGCGGCGGGGCGGCGTCGGAGAGGACTTCATCACCTCGCCGGAGATCAGCCAGATATTTGGAGAG TTAATAGGAATATGGTACATCAGTGAATGGATGGCCATGGGTAAACAGAATGCATTCCAGCTGGTCGAACTGGGCCCAGGGACGGGCACCCTCACAGGCGATATATTGCGG GTCTTCAACCAGCTTGCCTCTTTACTTAGTAAATGTGATGTCTCTGTTCATCTGGTAGAAGTGAGTCCTAAACTCAGTGCGATCCAAGCAGAGATGCTGACAGGAGGAAAAGTGCAGTCAAACCCTGAGAACAAATCTGCTTACATGAAAGGCATTAGCAAGACTGGAATTCCCATTTACTGGTACAGAGACATTCAGGATGTACCGCAAG GTTACAGCTTCTACTTAGCACATGAGTTTCTGGATGCCCTGCCAATACATAAATTTCAG agaacagagaaaggcTGGCATGAAGTGTTGGTTGATATAGATCCAGAAGTCCCTGACCAGCTGCgctttgtcctgtcaccatcCAGGACCCCTGCAACAGAAAACTTTATTCAG CCTGAAGAAACACGAGATCATGTGGAAGTATGTCCTGAGGCTGGCGTCCTCATCCAGAGGCTTGCCTGTCGTATAGAAAAGGATGGTGGGGCTGCACTGATTGCTGATTATGGTCACGATGGAACCAAAACTGACACTTTCCGG GGTTTCCGGAATCACAAACATCATGATGTACTGAAAGCCCCAGGTACAGCAGACCTGACAGCAGATGTTGATTTCAGCTATCTTCGAAAGATGGCAGAGGGAAGAACAGCAACATTGGGCCCCATCAAACAACGGGAGTTTTTAAAGAACATGGGTATTGACCTCCGATTGCAG gtgCTTTTGCAGAATTCACGCGACTCAGCAACTCGTGAGCAATTGCTCCACAGCTTTGATATGTTGATGAACCCTAAGAAAATGGgagactgttttcatttttttgccTTGCTGCCTCATCACAGAGTTGTCCGTCCTACTGAGAAACATAATCCACAATCCAAGTCTCCCCTACCACCTGTTGCTGGATTTGGTGAACTCTCACTGAAGTAA